A genomic window from Silene latifolia isolate original U9 population chromosome 11, ASM4854445v1, whole genome shotgun sequence includes:
- the LOC141614133 gene encoding uncharacterized protein LOC141614133, giving the protein MSNLAKLEFAALEISGKNYLPWVLDAEIHLDAKGLGETIKDGNKTTCQDKANAMIFLRRHLHEGLENEYLTIKDPQILWSNLKERYDHQKIVILPNARDDWMHLRLQDFKSVSEYNSAMFKITSQLKLCGEKVTDMDMLEKTYSTFHANNIVLQTQYREKGFKKYSELISCLLVAEQNNELLMKNHESCPTGSTPLPEANIMFYNEKVNYRDHASSSGQGRGRGQWRGRGRGRRFGGRNGGRGGYFKKTHSHPQCNRKDNTSEKDKSETVTNICYRCVAKGYWSRVCRTPKHLVDLYLQSIKHKRKNTETNMVIEDGECDFDSGDTTHLEVDDFFPTPEGN; this is encoded by the coding sequence ATGTCAAACCTTGCAAAACTTGAATTTGCGGCTCTTGAAATTTCGGGAAAGAATTATTTACCTTGGGTGTTAGATGCTGAAATACACCTAGATGCAAAAGGGCTTGGTGAGACGATAAAAGATGGAAATAAAACAACATGTCAAGATAAGGCTAATGCTATGATATTTCTTCGTCGTCACCTCCACGAGGGTCTTGAAAACGAATATTTGACTATTAAAGACCCACAAATCCTTTGGAGCAATCTAAAGGAAAGGTATGATCACCAGAAAATCGTCATATTGCCAAACGCTCGCGATGATTGGATGCATTTGAGATTGCAAGATTTCAAATCTGTCAGTGAATATAATTCAGCCATGTTCAAAATTACTTCTCAATTGAAGTTATGTGGCGAGAAAGTCACAGATATGGATATGTTAGAAAAAACATACTCTACTTTTCATGCTAATAATATTGTCCTGCAGACACAATATCGTGAAAAGGGTTTTAAGAAATATTCTGAATTAATATCTTGTTTGTTGGTGGCTGAGCAAAATAATGAGCTTTTAATGAAAAATCATGAATCATGTCCTACTGGTTCTACACCATTGCCAGAAGCAAACATTATGTTCTATAATGAAAAGGTGAATTATAGAGACCATGCCAGCAGCAGTGGTCAAGGTCGTGGCCGTGGACAATGGCGCGGCCGTGGGCGTGGACGTAGATTTGGTGGTCGTAATGGAGGTCGTGGAGGTTATTTCAAAAAGACACATTCCCATCCGCAGTGTAACCGAAAAGATAATACGAGTGAGAAAGATAAAAGCGAAACCGTGACCAATATATGTTATCGTTGTGTTGCAAAAGGGTATTGGTCACGCGTTTGTCGCACACCCAAACACCTTGTTGATCTTTATCTTCAATCAATAAAGCATAAAAGAAAGAATACCGAAACAAATATGGTGATTGAAGATGGCGAATGTGACTTTGATTCAGGCGATACAACTCACCTAGAAGTGGATGATTTCTTCCCGACCCCCGAAGGGAATTAG
- the LOC141614134 gene encoding uncharacterized protein LOC141614134, translating into MRDDYNAQHTSTYPRKSTSIFKFTSLTSIPIILLIAITFVLGYISSSISYRTKCPRDHARYDIPECGNPIPPDQVRSTLLNGLYDGVSPYENFPPPGIAPLLQPTRVEGWGSTDVVFSNLVRKVRPRTIIEIGSFLGASATYMGNLTRELGLDTQILCLDDFRGWAGFRGMFKGFPMQNANVMLLAQFMKNVVTLNLADTIIPLPFSSASSLDKLCELGVFGDLIEVDAAHDFHSAWDDINRAYRVLRPGGILFGHDYFNQQDDYGVRRAVDLFAKMHGFTIRTTKEHWILDIYG; encoded by the coding sequence atgagaGATGATTATAATGCTCAACATACTTCAACTTACCCTAGAAAATCAACCTCAATCTTTAAATTCACAAGTCTCACAAGTATTCCAATTATTCTCCTAATTGCCATAACATTTGTCCTAGGTTACATTTCTTCATCAATTTCATACCGTACCAAATGTCCAAGGGATCACGCCCGGTACGATATACCAGAATGTGGTAACCCCATCCCACCCGACCAGGTCCGGTCCACCCTTTTGAATGGCTTATATGACGGTGTCTCACCCTATGAGAACTTCCCGCCACCCGGGATTGCACCACTCCTCCAGCCCACAAGGGTCGAGGGCTGGGGGTCAACTGATGTCGTCTTTTCGAACCTGGTTAGAAAGGTCCGCCCTCGTACCATCATCGAGATTGGGTCCTTTCTAGGGGCCTCAGCGACATACATGGGTAATTTAACTCGAGAACTTGGCCTTGACACTCAGATCCTCTGCTTAGACGATTTTCGAGGTTGGGCGGGGTTTCGAGGCATGTTTAAGGGTTTTCCGATGCAAAATGCCAATGTAATGTTATTGGCTCAGTTTATGAAGAACGTTGTTACGTTAAACTTGGCTGATACAATCATACCTCTTCCATTCTCTTCGGCATCGAGTCTCGATAAACTATGTGAGCTGGGAGTGTTTGGAGATCTGATAGAGGTTGATGCAGCTCATGATTTTCACTCTGCATGGGATGATATTAATCGAGCGTACAGAGTGTTAAGGCCTGGTGGAATATTATTTGGTCATGACTATTTTAATCAGCAAGATGATTATGGTGTGAGAAGAGCCGTTGACTTGTTCGCTAAGATGCATGGATTTACTATTAGAACAACAAAAGAACATTGGATCCTTGATATATATGGCTAG